The Alicyclobacillus vulcanalis genome has a window encoding:
- a CDS encoding transglutaminase domain-containing protein: MTLKHWMDWVLWAMVALSALQGWRRGFARAAVNVAHMAAFVAEVVAASAAAIGINHFVRGMMGADAPGPAWMHRVAMFWQQSPRLCNTLAFLGAYLVLSFALHRFIRPLDRRSMRAKRPGSVSRTGGLVLGACLGAFRAAVLGACVYVALQYVSAPAIAQASASSPAYRWMSAHLYRPWLRPVVDREMPVLARGALKNVAADISLFVVPTGPGEETGVLVVPKPVAEKALAITCGLSSPYLKARALYEWEIHHIRYDWKKYDDYVDDGKWDAQSPLTTLETGKGVCADYALLYADMAHAVGLTVRIDEGLAITGGVEGSHAWNEVFIPGEHRYILVDTTWGSAQDAWFDVPPAVFDETHKLVTRITIYAST, from the coding sequence GTGACCTTGAAACACTGGATGGACTGGGTGTTATGGGCCATGGTGGCCCTTTCCGCCTTGCAGGGATGGCGGCGCGGCTTTGCGCGGGCGGCGGTGAACGTTGCCCATATGGCGGCCTTTGTGGCTGAAGTCGTGGCGGCATCCGCGGCTGCCATCGGCATCAACCACTTTGTCCGCGGCATGATGGGCGCTGATGCGCCGGGGCCCGCGTGGATGCATCGCGTGGCAATGTTCTGGCAGCAATCGCCGCGCCTGTGCAACACCCTCGCGTTTCTCGGCGCGTATCTGGTCCTGTCCTTCGCGCTGCACAGGTTCATCCGCCCACTCGACCGACGCTCGATGCGCGCCAAACGCCCCGGCTCCGTGAGTCGCACGGGCGGGCTCGTCCTCGGCGCATGCCTCGGCGCGTTTCGCGCGGCGGTCCTCGGCGCCTGCGTGTACGTGGCCCTGCAGTACGTCTCCGCGCCTGCAATCGCGCAGGCGTCCGCCTCATCGCCCGCCTACCGCTGGATGTCGGCGCACCTGTACAGACCCTGGCTTCGGCCCGTCGTCGACCGGGAAATGCCCGTCTTGGCGAGAGGCGCCTTGAAGAACGTGGCAGCTGACATTTCGCTGTTCGTCGTGCCCACGGGCCCCGGCGAAGAGACGGGCGTGCTCGTGGTGCCAAAGCCCGTCGCGGAAAAGGCGCTGGCCATCACGTGCGGCCTGAGTTCGCCGTACTTAAAGGCGCGAGCCCTGTACGAATGGGAGATTCACCACATCCGGTACGACTGGAAGAAATACGACGACTACGTCGATGACGGCAAGTGGGATGCGCAGTCGCCCCTCACCACGCTCGAAACGGGCAAAGGCGTCTGCGCCGACTACGCGCTGCTGTACGCGGACATGGCGCACGCCGTCGGGCTCACCGTGCGCATTGACGAAGGTCTCGCCATCACCGGGGGTGTCGAAGGCTCGCACGCCTGGAACGAGGTCTTCATCCCAGGCGAGCACCGTTACATCTTGGTCGACACGACGTGGGGCTCGGCTCAGGACGCCTGGTTCGACGTGCCCCCTGCCGTCTTCGATGAGACCCATAAGCTCGTCACGCGCATCACCATCTACGCGTCGACCTGA
- a CDS encoding oxidoreductase, producing the protein MGFTADQIPNQGGRWAVITGANSGIGWEAARALARRGAKVTLAVRNASRGEAAADRIRSEVPNAELDVRVVDLADLDSVEAFADALVAEGRPLDLLINNAGVMATSYGTTRQGFELQFGTNHLGHFALTLRLLPILAGTTGARVVTVSSMAHQMAKHLDLTYVRGGGSYRRFESYAQSKLANLLFAYELDRRLKKRGLPLKSIACHPGFAATSLVENGMLKRAWQRPFARLVNVFAQPSDMGALPTLYAATHPDLAGGEYVGPDRGSRGYPAVVASSPASRDVTAARELWTASLDMTGIPRDAWYALEDE; encoded by the coding sequence GTGGGTTTTACAGCGGATCAGATTCCGAATCAGGGCGGCAGGTGGGCCGTCATCACCGGCGCGAACAGCGGGATTGGCTGGGAAGCGGCGCGAGCGCTCGCCAGGCGCGGCGCGAAGGTCACGCTGGCGGTGCGCAATGCGAGCCGCGGCGAGGCGGCCGCAGACCGCATTCGGTCCGAGGTGCCAAATGCCGAGTTGGACGTGCGCGTCGTCGACTTGGCCGATCTCGACAGCGTTGAGGCGTTTGCGGACGCACTGGTGGCGGAGGGGCGTCCGCTCGATCTGCTCATCAACAACGCGGGCGTCATGGCGACCTCCTATGGCACGACCCGCCAAGGTTTTGAACTCCAGTTCGGCACCAACCACCTCGGGCACTTTGCGCTCACGCTCAGGCTGCTTCCGATTCTCGCGGGCACGACGGGTGCGCGCGTGGTGACCGTCAGCAGCATGGCGCACCAGATGGCCAAGCACCTGGATCTCACCTACGTGCGGGGCGGAGGATCCTACCGCCGTTTCGAAAGCTACGCGCAGAGCAAACTCGCCAACCTTCTCTTTGCCTACGAGCTCGACCGGAGACTCAAAAAGCGCGGGCTGCCGCTGAAGAGCATCGCCTGCCATCCCGGGTTCGCGGCCACGTCATTGGTGGAAAACGGCATGCTGAAGCGCGCGTGGCAGCGTCCGTTTGCGCGGCTCGTCAACGTGTTTGCCCAGCCGAGCGACATGGGCGCGCTCCCGACGCTGTACGCCGCCACGCATCCTGACTTGGCGGGCGGCGAGTACGTGGGCCCCGACCGAGGTTCTCGGGGCTACCCGGCCGTCGTCGCTTCCTCTCCCGCGTCCCGCGACGTCACCGCCGCACGCGAGCTCTGGACGGCTTCACTCGACATGACGGGCATTCCGCGCGACGCCTGGTACGCGTTGGAGGACGAGTGA
- a CDS encoding thymidine kinase has protein sequence MAKLYFRFGQMNASKSIQLLTVAHSYEEQGKKVALFTPAIDDRYGRGVIASRVGIAKRAVVVEEDTDLFERVRAQMPDCVLVDEVQFLRAYHVRQLARVADDLDIPVIMYGLLKDYRNRLFEGSEAAILWADRIEEIKTICAHPGCDRKATMILKVKDGRPVYEGEQIEVGGNDLYKSVCRKHYFHPDVEGLMRATGL, from the coding sequence TTGGCCAAGTTGTACTTTCGCTTCGGACAGATGAACGCCAGCAAGTCCATCCAACTGCTGACCGTCGCTCACAGCTACGAGGAACAGGGTAAGAAGGTGGCGCTCTTTACGCCTGCCATCGACGACCGCTACGGCCGGGGCGTCATCGCCTCGCGGGTGGGCATCGCCAAGCGGGCCGTCGTCGTCGAGGAAGACACCGACCTGTTTGAGCGCGTGCGCGCGCAGATGCCCGACTGCGTGCTTGTCGATGAGGTTCAGTTTCTTCGCGCTTACCATGTGCGGCAGCTCGCGCGCGTCGCGGACGATCTCGACATCCCCGTCATCATGTACGGGCTGCTGAAGGACTACCGCAATCGCCTGTTTGAGGGCAGCGAGGCGGCCATCCTGTGGGCGGACCGGATTGAAGAGATCAAGACCATTTGTGCACATCCCGGCTGCGACCGAAAGGCGACGATGATCCTCAAGGTGAAAGACGGCCGGCCTGTCTACGAGGGCGAACAGATTGAAGTCGGCGGCAACGACCTCTACAAGTCCGTCTGCCGCAAGCACTACTTTCACCCCGATGTCGAGGGCCTCATGCGCGCCACCGGCCTCTGA
- a CDS encoding DUF4406 domain-containing protein: MKRVYLSGPMTGLPQGNRPAFLEAARALRAHGIQVLNPAEFGSADDDWYAAMRRDLRMLMDADAVVTLPGWERSRGARLEVYVASQLNMPVYTLAACLRTAAEAQAQAPAVQLSLGL, translated from the coding sequence GTGAAGCGTGTGTATCTCTCCGGCCCTATGACCGGGCTGCCGCAAGGAAACCGGCCCGCCTTTCTGGAAGCAGCCCGAGCGCTTCGCGCGCACGGCATTCAGGTCCTGAACCCCGCCGAGTTTGGGTCTGCGGACGACGACTGGTATGCGGCCATGCGCCGGGATTTGCGCATGCTGATGGACGCAGACGCGGTGGTGACGCTTCCAGGATGGGAGCGCTCGCGGGGCGCCCGCCTGGAAGTGTACGTGGCTTCTCAGCTGAACATGCCCGTGTACACCCTGGCCGCCTGCCTGCGCACGGCGGCGGAGGCGCAGGCGCAAGCGCCCGCCGTCCAGTTGTCCCTCGGACTCTGA